ATCCCCCGCGAGCTGCTGGGGCTGACAAAGGAATCCTTCACCTTCGACTTCAAGTGGGCGGACAACCCACAGGACCTTAAGGATCCCATCTCGCTATGCACGCACGGTGACACTGCGCCGAACCGACGATTCAACTACCGTTGCATCTGGAGACTGCTGGGCGACTGACCGCGCCGCAATCCGGGAGTGGTGCTACTGCAGCGTGGAGGTGGCCCCTCCATCCACCACCACCAGGGAGCCGGTGGTCCAGGCGGCCTCCTCCGACGCAAGATAAAGCACCGCTCCCACGATATCCTGCGGGCAACCGAGCCGTCCGACGGGCGTCCCGGCCACCAGCCGGGCGCGGAGTGTCTCGTCCTTCAGCGCCTCGCGGTTGATGTCAGTCTCCACGGTGCCGGGCAGCACCGAGTTGCACGTTATTCCGTATGGCGCAAGGCTCAGAGCCATGCTCTTGATGAGCAGATTCTGACCCGCTTTGGAGGAGCAGTAGTGCGCCTGTTTGGTACCCCCCACCAGACTGGAGATGCTGCCCACCGCCACCACACGGCCGCCCCCGCCGCGCTGGACCATATGCCGCGCCACAGCCTGCCCCACCAGAAATGAACCTTTCAGGTTCACGTCCATAACGCGGTCCCAGAGATCCTCCGGCATCTCCAGAAAATCCATGAAGGGGCAGATGCCGGCGTTCAGCACCACCGTGTCTATGCGTCCGAACCCGCGGATGACCCCCTCCACCATCGCGTTCACCTGAGCACTGTCCGCCACGTCCGCCTGTGCTTCCATCGCTTCGGCGCCGGATTCGCGGATGCGCCGCATGGTCTCCCGCAGCCCCTCCGAGGGCTGTGTAAAGTTCACCGCCACCCGCGCGCCTGCAGACGCGAACCCGCAGGCGATGCCGGCACCGATACCGCGTGACCCGCCGGTCACCAGGGCCACTGGCGGATCGCCTTTCACCGAAGAGAACAGTGTCAGCAATGGTATCCGATCCTCCCTCCCGGAAGATCCTCCAGCACCCGCAGGTCATACTTGGGCACCAGGATGTCAGCCGTCCGCCGGATGCGCTCATATGCCGCCAGCGCTTCTTGCATGTTCTCATTGATGCGCAGGATCCGGTTCTTCGTGATGTTCTCAAACCGGAAGAAGCAGTCCGAGAACACCACCATCCCCTCACGTGTCTGGACCTGCACTGCCACGCTCCTGCGATGATGCACCGCCGTCCTTGTCCGCCAGGACAACACGGGCGCCGGAAAAGTTCATGGCGCGGGCGATGGCAAGCCCTGTGCCTCGCGCCGCCCCGGTCACCAGAGCCGACCTGCCGTCCAGCCTCAGCCCCATCTCATCGGAACCCTTCGGCCCGCTTCAGGGCGCTCCCTGCTGAAAGGCCCCCTTTTCGGCTAGAATCAGCCAGGTTCTCACTCAGCGTTTCGAGCTCAGGAGGTCTGTAACCGTTGTCTTCGCCTTCTCCTTCCTCTTCGCTTGCTCAGGTCCGCCAGGCGCGCCTCGACAAGATCCAGCGGTTGCGCGCGATGGGCCTGAACCCCTACCCCTCCCGCTCTTGCCGCACGCACTTCTGCCGTGAAATTGTGGAGCGGTTCGAGGAGATCCAAGGACAGAAAGCCACCGTGGCCGGGCGTTTGATGTCATGGCGCAAGCATGGAGCGCTCTCCTTCGGACACGTGCAGGACCAGACGGGACGGGTGCAGCTTTACGTGCGCCGCGACACCCTGCTGCCCACCGACGCCGCGGACAACCGTCTGGGCTACGAGCATCTGAACCTGCTGGATGTGGGTGACATCGTGGAGGCGGAGGGAGAAGTGGTGCGAACGGAGCGGGGAGAGATCTCCGTCAAGACGGAGCGCATCCGGCTGCTTACAAAATCCATCCGCCCTCTCCCGGAGAAATGGCACGGCATCCAGGACCGGGAGATCATCCTGCGCAAGCGCTATCTGGATGTCACGCACAACCCGGAGCAGCTCAAACGCTATGAATTGATCTCCCGGATGGTCTTCGAGGTGCGCCGCTTCCT
The sequence above is drawn from the Armatimonadota bacterium genome and encodes:
- a CDS encoding beta-ketoacyl-ACP reductase, with product MLTLFSSVKGDPPVALVTGGSRGIGAGIACGFASAGARVAVNFTQPSEGLRETMRRIRESGAEAMEAQADVADSAQVNAMVEGVIRGFGRIDTVVLNAGICPFMDFLEMPEDLWDRVMDVNLKGSFLVGQAVARHMVQRGGGGRVVAVGSISSLVGGTKQAHYCSSKAGQNLLIKSMALSLAPYGITCNSVLPGTVETDINREALKDETLRARLVAGTPVGRLGCPQDIVGAVLYLASEEAAWTTGSLVVVDGGATSTLQ